Proteins from a genomic interval of Bradysia coprophila strain Holo2 chromosome X, BU_Bcop_v1, whole genome shotgun sequence:
- the LOC119083638 gene encoding protein lin-54 homolog: MSKQNKKEKASSVKNNLFKGCNCKRTKCQKNFCECYKNSKLCTEFCKCIDCQNCPSCNAEEEIPLLEVVKEETFELQDEQVQVAEEGYIIQNEMPISCYAIAPKKKRLNVLTGDIIESTMECVISQAEECQTNNVNTKTAELLILEEFGRCLDEVRRLTNMQHFLG; this comes from the exons atgtcaaaacaaaacaaaaaggaaaaagcTTCCAGCGTGAAAAACAACCTGTTCAAAGGATGTAATTGTAAGCGGACGAAgtgtcaaaaaaatttctgcgAATGCTACAAGAATTCAAAACTGTGTACAGAATTTTGCAAATGCATCG ATTGCCAAAATTGTCCAAGTTGTAACGCAGAAGAAGAAATTCCATTACTGGAAGTGGTGAAAGAAGAAACGTTTGAGCTGCAAGACGAACAAGTACAAGTGGCTGAAGAGGGTTACATTATCCAAAATGAAATGCCAATCAGTTGCTATGCTATAGCACCGAAGAAGAAGCGCTTGAATGTGCTAACAGGTGATATCATCGAATCGACCATGGAATGTGTCATTTCACAGGCAGAGGAATGCCAAACGAACAATGTAAATACCAAAACAGCTGAGCTATTGATCTTGGAGGAGTTTGGTCGGTGTCTGGACGAAGTCCGGCGTTTGACAAATATGCAACATTTCCTTGGTTGA